From the genome of Bradyrhizobium elkanii USDA 76, one region includes:
- a CDS encoding host attachment protein — translation MAGIPKNALVLVGNGRKALLLRNEGDNQFPNLKAEAVFEDQNPPTHLQGTDRPGHFIKGIVSGQRGAVEPTNWHELEEYRFTRRIARAAEEIVRSGRTTAFVIAAPPRTLAQLRATLATDVKRHIIAEIPKDLTRLPVGEIERHIVEALASPTR, via the coding sequence ATGGCGGGAATTCCAAAGAACGCGCTCGTGCTTGTCGGAAACGGGCGCAAGGCGCTGTTGCTCCGCAACGAAGGCGACAATCAGTTCCCCAACCTGAAGGCGGAAGCGGTGTTCGAAGATCAGAATCCGCCAACGCACCTACAAGGCACGGACCGTCCAGGACACTTCATAAAAGGGATCGTCTCCGGTCAGCGGGGAGCCGTCGAACCGACGAACTGGCACGAACTCGAGGAGTATCGGTTCACGAGGCGGATTGCGCGGGCTGCGGAGGAGATTGTTCGGAGTGGAAGGACGACGGCGTTTGTCATCGCCGCTCCGCCGCGAACGCTGGCACAGCTTCGGGCGACGCTCGCTACCGATGTCAAGCGTCACATCATTGCGGAGATTCCCAAGGATCTGACAAGGCTTCCCGTCGGGGAAATTGAACGGCACATTGTTGAGGCGCTTGCGTCGCCCACACGATAG
- a CDS encoding LysE family translocator, whose amino-acid sequence MGKNSLFAFALTVTLIELTPGPNMGYLAVLAASAGRRAGLAATAGVAFGLFGVGIASSLGLAAIVAASNPLYEALRWVARSTLLWLAWQGWRDAPQEITKPVEATAHTKFFFRGLITNLLNPKAGVFYLSIFPTFIDQARPLLPQIAILLTVYVTIATAIHTAVVISANAIRSSIEKQANTMLIRRIMSVLLAVIAIWLFYTTRRTYS is encoded by the coding sequence ATGGGTAAAAACTCTCTCTTTGCTTTCGCACTCACGGTCACGCTCATCGAACTGACCCCGGGACCTAACATGGGCTATCTCGCGGTGCTGGCCGCGTCGGCCGGACGCAGGGCCGGTCTTGCCGCAACAGCCGGTGTTGCTTTCGGCTTGTTTGGAGTTGGGATCGCATCGTCGCTCGGCCTTGCAGCTATCGTGGCTGCCTCCAACCCGCTTTACGAAGCCCTTCGCTGGGTGGCGCGCTCTACCTTGCTTTGGCTTGCCTGGCAAGGATGGCGCGATGCGCCGCAAGAGATCACCAAGCCAGTCGAGGCGACGGCACATACCAAATTCTTCTTCAGGGGCTTGATTACCAATCTACTCAATCCCAAGGCCGGAGTTTTCTATCTATCGATTTTTCCGACTTTCATCGATCAAGCACGTCCACTGCTTCCGCAGATAGCGATCTTGCTGACGGTATACGTCACGATAGCGACTGCAATACATACGGCTGTCGTGATTTCAGCGAACGCCATCCGGTCAAGCATCGAAAAGCAGGCAAACACAATGCTCATCAGGCGGATAATGTCAGTGTTGCTGGCCGTCATTGCAATCTGGCTGTTCTATACGACGAGACGAACTTACTCTTGA
- a CDS encoding CBS domain-containing protein, with amino-acid sequence MLALDVMRTSFSTIKPGAPLLDAVRLLLETGQRGLPVLDGSGALIGVISEGDFLHRRELGVHWPEGFWLEWLLSREEGRLVRERTRALSVDAVMSRKPVCVDECATVDEIVVEMDKHQISQVMVLRGMRVVGIVGRVQLITALERILARSEGN; translated from the coding sequence ATGTTGGCTTTGGATGTCATGCGGACGTCTTTCTCGACGATCAAACCCGGCGCGCCATTGCTCGATGCCGTTCGTCTCTTGCTGGAAACTGGCCAGCGCGGCTTGCCTGTGCTCGATGGCTCAGGGGCGCTGATCGGTGTTATCTCTGAAGGAGACTTCCTTCACCGTCGCGAACTCGGCGTGCATTGGCCAGAGGGATTTTGGCTCGAATGGCTGTTGAGCAGAGAGGAGGGACGGCTGGTCCGAGAGCGGACCCGGGCCCTGAGCGTCGACGCTGTGATGAGCCGCAAGCCCGTTTGCGTCGACGAATGCGCGACTGTGGACGAGATCGTGGTCGAAATGGACAAGCATCAGATATCGCAAGTCATGGTGCTCCGGGGTATGCGTGTCGTCGGCATCGTTGGACGTGTGCAGCTGATCACCGCGCTTGAGCGGATACTCGCGCGATCCGAGGGTAACTGA